Part of the Triticum urartu cultivar G1812 chromosome 2, Tu2.1, whole genome shotgun sequence genome, AATATTTTTCCCGTAAAAAAAAATCACATATATATTATATTTGGTTTTAGGTGAAAGAAGGATGCTCACCTCATTGTCCATGTGAGTCCATGGGGTGGAGATCCCAAACTATCTCCTTGACTGGAACCGAAGAAGTGGAGATCAGTGGCTGTGGAGGAGACGGTCATGAGATTGATTTCTTGAAACTGATACTCAAATGTGCGCCAATGCTCAAAAAAATGATTGTGAAGCTGTCAGATGGGGCCTCATCAAGTGATGATGGATGCACAAACATATACAACATTTTCAAGGCTTATTCTTCTGTGGAACTCTATGTTTATCTTAGCTCTGGTGAGTATGTTGTACACGCCTAATTAGGATGCTTTGTAGATGCAACAAGGACATAACTACTAATCCTTGTAAAGTTTCATAGTAAAGTCAAGTCGTCAATTTTTTCATGTCATGCAGACTCTCTAGTGTGGTTCAAATGTGGCATTGATAAGCCAACTATCTGATGCATATGCATCCCGGTTATTAGCTAAATATGCTTACCAGTGAATTTGTATGGGCAAACCCTCATATCTGTATCAAATAGAAGCTTAATGGTGTAGTGGGTGATAAACAGTTGGAATGTTTTTATGCAGGCTTACTTACCTAAGTTGCCCTTTTTATGCAATCTTCTGTATGAAAATTGCTGATTATGCCCTTGTATTTTGCATATGTATTCAGTGCGTAGCAAAAAAGATAGTTTCTAGGTTGCATAAAGTTAGTTGTCCCATCTGTATTACACTGTCATAAAGAGTTTCTAGGTTAAATTCTGTTTGAGGAGTTCTTTGTTTTTTTCTCTGCCTTTACTATGTATTGCGGTATGTTTTATCCTCCAACGGCAACAAATTTACTCATACAATGATTGTACATTTCCAGCACATTACGATGCTTACCAGAGTTTTTCAATTTGCATCCTCTGCAGGGTTAATGCTCGGCAGCCAAGACTCACCATCAGCATGATTGTCATGGTTACGCCTGGATCTGTGGTGATCGTCGACATGATTATCCTTTCTAGAACAACCAACTCTGTTACCTGGTCGTAAAATTTTGCTTTGTTGCTTCAACCGACTATCTTAGGTGTTGTTTTTCAGTGTACGGTAGCTTTATATATGGCCGTAAGTGATGCACTCGTAGGTAACTCCTAAATGGTTCCCGGGCCATTCAGGCATTCAGCTATCAAAGTTGATGTACTCAACCTATGCCAGTCATGCACTCCAAGCTAATGAAAAGTTAAGCTTGCCTATGGTTTCAGTTGCTTGTCGCTGTTTCATTTGACGATGCATTGTGTGTTTTCACAATAAGTAGATTGTGCAGCAGTAGACGTTCACTCTGCAGCTCATTATTTTTTTATATATGAACCAAATTAGCTTTCTGATCTATTCACGCTCTGAACTTGAGAGTTGCTTTCGGTTCCCTCTGTTTTCTGAACTACTGAAATCCATCCGATGGATCACAAGCTTTAGTCATACAATCTTGAACAGACTCACACATTTACGAGTACTGTTTGCTGGCATTTCATTTTCATATGTGTATATAATCAAACATGCTGATGTACCAAAACACCAACATCaatggtgtgtgtgtgtgatccTGCTTATGTTTATATGGGAGTGCACTCCTTTGCTGATCAAGAATTGACCAAACAAAGAAGGGATCGATTCCAGGAATGAACCATTAATAAGATTTATACCTAGGAGGTGTTTGTTTCGGGGAGAAATCTCGAGTGCTCCTCTGCTCTCTCCCAAAAGAACCCAGTGCCGCCAGGCTCGAGCCGGCTCTTCCCGTCTCCGATGGTCGGCGAGTCACCGGATGTGTGCCTAATCCTCCGCCTATTTGGTGCGGCCCTGTCGCTTGGTAGCCATCGCCGTCGTCGCTGGACCGTTCTCTGCCACCCCAGCTCACCGCCGTCGCAGGACCGTTCGCAGCAAGGTACAGTATCCACTCTCTAATCCAAAAACCTCCTTAATGGTATCCTCCAACACAATTGCAACTAATCGACTTGAAGGAGCACAGTGAGTAAGGCCCGACTCAATCAGGCTATCAAGTTGATGGCGCAAGTACCAGCTTCAGTTTCAGACTCTAGCTCCTGCATTCCAACAAGTACTCCGCCAGTTAATATTGTACGTACTTCTTAGGAAACTAGATGctaccccgcgcgttgctgcgggaattAGTAGATGAATATTTAAAGAAGTATagacaaaaattatatatatatataatattgaCTGACATAAAAATATGTGATATCCACTAAACCATTTGCTACATACGTGATGGATTGCAGAGTAGGAAAAATGAATCCCATGTGTAAGAAATTAAGAACTAATTAGGATTTGCCCAATTAGAAACTTTGAATCAATAAAATTAACCACCAAAACAAATTTGGAAATGCATTAACCACAAAATGACAACCTTTAAGTTTGTTACTATGCTTTACAAAAGAGAATTGTGAATAACAACACTTAATGACACAACATTTTTTATGGTAAAACTAACCGAAGCTTGTTTTGGGTGTGAAGGACGAGGTATCCTAAAGTGTCGAGCAGCTGAGTTGAACACTAAAACTGCAGACAATATCTCGAACTGATAAGTGGGAAATGTCTCACCTTAGTAATGGAGTCTCACAAACAAATATTGAATGTGTGACCTTTGCCACATTAGACACGATCCAAATGGGCAAGATTCAAATGGCAAGAAAAAAAAAGTGCCGGCAACTGAAAAATCAAGATTAGTTTGTACAATTAACAATAATATGTCAAACAATTAATAACAGAGAAAAAGAAAACACATATGTATTTTATGAAAGTAATGTATTTGGCCACCTCAGTGAATTATTTCATGAATCGGTTAATAGGCAAAGAAAAATAGTAGGTAAAACTTCAGCAGAATGAAGATGGGCATATATTAAATTTTGATGCTTCTATATCTATCATAGTCTCTACAAATACATACCAGTCAATGCTTAAAATTTCAGTTGTCATATAGTGACCTACATGGAGGAGCACTTTTACAGGAAAGTGTTGGATGGAGCAGAATGCAAACCTTTATACTAAAGCTGACGATAACATGATAGTTCCAAATTCAGAGGGAAGGAATTGCACCTTAGTGAGTATAATGCAACATAACATGCAACAAAGATAGTAAACTGAAAGGCTTAATTGGGGTGAACAAAGTTCTGTCTGGCACCAAAACAAAACCTAGCCAAATGCAATTAAAAGAGGCATCACTAATACATAGAACATGCCCAGGTTGATAATTTTGGCAGCTCCTTGGCAGGCATCTTGCAAATAGACATCAATACTTTTTTTTGATGGTGAATAGACATCAATACTATTGCTGAAAAGGCATGAGAAAAACAACGACATATATTAGTAATCAAAACACTTGTGTGCGACCAATGGACAAAATCCAAATCTCACCgtataatataaaaaggtatgcATTACCTTATATCTGAGTGAAACTACAACTCCGTGAAGCCCATGCGGGATCATGTGGAGATCATAGCGGAGTGTCGGAAGCCTGGTGCTCGGAGACACAGATGACGCGTGCGGAATGCACGATGGAGACTGGGAAGTAGGAATTGATCATAAATGCAGAATATAAATGATCGTACAACAAAGAAGTATGTCAACCATGGTATAGAAGTACGTAACAATGGTATTCCTCATCTAACGTGAAACTAAGTGCTACAATGCTCACTGATAAGCTGATGTACCAGCCACAGAGCAGGAGCCGCTGTGACAGTCTTCTTTGCTGATTGAGGCGAACTCCGCGATGCTTGTGGTACCCGACGGCGGCCATCGAGCATCGCAGAGGCCTCATCGGTTGTGCCTTAATTAACGATCTGTGATTCTAGGTTGCCGGCAACATAAAACAACCCAGCTCACGTCCCAGCTGCCAAGAGACGGTGGCGAGGTAGACCATCCGGCGTGCCCGGTAGATTAGGAGCATAATAACGACCCGATTAGGCCGATTCGGCTGTGCCCTCAGCGACGATCTGGGCGGCCGGCAACGAAACTGTGGTCTGGCCTGCGTAGAGAGGAGTTGCAGGTGAAGTAGATCGATGGTCGTGCGAGATGACTGGACTTCACGCGGAGATCGCCTGCCCATCGCTGGATCTTCATAGCTAGGGGAAAAGGTTGGCTTAGTTTTTTCCACGATTGTGAGCTATCTGTTGGCAGGGGAAAACTGACGTTTTATGTGGCTATGTGGGAGAGAGGCAGAGGGCCTTTTTTCTAAGGGAGCGCTTGTTCAGCTATTACTTTGGAAACGGAACCATTATGGCGTATGCGCTTTTATGGGAAACGAAGCAGCGTTCGTTTCGCTGAACTGTATTGGCGCCCCGTTTTGAAGAAATCCCAAAGATTTTCATTTTTCCTTGTAATATTTTATGAGGCCTAAGGAGGTGGGCTTGAATGGGACTGCATGAGGTGTGACGTGGCTGGATGTGACTGGATGATGAGGTGTCTATGCTGCATGTTGAGATAAATCAAGTAATGGGGGTGAACTTCTTAAGTATATAGGATGCGTGACTGAGCAGAAAGCGAGTTATACCAAGCATTACCAATTTATTTGTCCGTTGCCTTTTTTTACCGGGATCATCTTCCTCAGCAGTTGTCAGCCTCTTTCTTAGATTGACTGGGTCTGCCCAAGTATTAAAACCCTTTAGAATCACCCAAATAAGTATTAGTATTAACATTCATTTATTCACCTTTTACGCATAATGTCCTCTTAACAGTCAAAACATTTAAAAATGCGGGGGAAGGGCTAGTGTAGATTGGAAATCAAGAGTCTAAACTCAGACTAACATTTTTTAGTGAGATCCTGGAGTTCTTAGCGAAGACCTATAACCGTAAAAATGAACATGTACAGGCAACCCACTGTGCAAGTGAAATCATGCAACTGTTATAGGCATAGAACAGGTAGAAGAAAGAAAGCAGCCAACAAATGCAAGAGGCATAAAAGGATATCCACCACAGTTTCGAAATAGCTTGCCGAAGCAACCAAGTGGTATGAGGACATGAGAAATCAATATGGATAGAACACTATTATCGGTAATGGAATTTCTCTGAAACAATTTCAGGTATCAATATGTGTAGATGGAGCTTCTTACATGCTTAGGAAAACGGCTGAGAGTTCAGTTAATTTACGTGCATTTGTGGCAGATATGATCCAAGGGATTTTAATTTTAACAGGCTATGAGACTGAATCACCTGTGAAGAGTTTAACAGTTAGATATTATGCATATAGCCCCTTGATCAGTTCTCTATGTTCTCTATGATGAATCATTCTCCAGAAAATATTTATCTAGGTTTGAAAACGAATGTAGATGTTCAACAAATTTAAAAATACTTAACCTGAATTTGTAACTGATGGGTTCCAATGAAGATAATTAGGCAAACCTGTGAAAGTTGGAGCACCTGAAAGGAGTTTTGCAGTTAGAACAGATAGTAGGTAGCCAAAGCCAAGGACTCGGAGTTCAACTATTTACCGGCACTTGTCACTGATGAAGTCTCGATGTTTTTAGTAGAACCTGTCGTATCAAGCATGGTCTGTGAGGATGGAGTACTAAAAGATCCTGCAACAGGTAGGGTAATTTACTTATAATGTCCTCTTGACAGTCAAAACATTTTGAAATGCGAGGGAAGGGCTAGTGCAGATTGGAAATCAAGAGCCTAAACTCAGACCAACATTTTTTAGTGAGATCCTGGAGTTTTTAGCGAAGACCTATAACCGTAAAAATTTACATGTACAGGCAACCCACTGTGCAAGTGAAATCATGCAACTGTTATAGGCATAAAACAGGTAGAAGAAAGAAAGCAGCCAACAAATGCAAGAGTCAGAAAAGGATATCCACCACAGTTTCGAAATAGCTTGCCGAAGCAACCAAGGGTATGAGGACAGGAGAAATCAATATGGGTAGAACACTATTATCGGTAATGGAATTTCTCTGACAAACAATTTCAGGTATCAATATGTGTAGACGTAGCTCATGCTTACGAAAACGGTTGAGTGTTCAGTTAATTTACCTGCATTTGTGGCAGATATGATCCAAGGGATTTTAATTTTAGCAGGCTGTGAGACTGAATCACCTGTGAAGAGTTTGACAGTTAGAtattatgcatatagtatagccccTTGATTAGTTCCTCATGTTCTCTATGATGAACCATTCTCCAGAAAAGATTTATCTAGGTTTGAAAACGAATGCAGCTGTTCAACGAATTTAAAAATACTTAACCTGAATTTGCAACTGATGGGTTCCAATGAAGATAATTAGGCAAACCTGTGAAAGTTGGAGCACCTGAAAGGAGTTTTGCAGTTAAAACAGATAGTAGGTAGCCAAAGCCAAGGACTCAGTGTTCAACTATTTACCTGCACTTGTCACTGATGAAGTCTCAATGTTTTTAGTTGAACCTGTCGTATGAAGCATTGTCTGCGAAGATGGAGTGCTAAAGGCACCTGCATAACAAGCCCACAAAAATGAGCATGTGCATGTAACCAACTAGGTGTATTATATGATTTGTGGTGTGTATGTTTATCAGTTTCTAGATGCCAGTGCAATCCTGCAACTATTGTGGGCATAAAACAAGTAGAAAAAAGAAAGCAGCTGATAAATGCAAGAGGCGGAAAATTCCGCGGTTTTGGGAAATAGTTTGCCATAGAAACCAAGAGGTATGACGAGAACAGATATATATATCAACCTGCTGAGTTATAAAACATGGCAGGCGGAATATTACTATCGGTGCTGGAGTTTCTCTGCCAGGCGACAACTAAGAATTTCAGGTATCAATATGCGCAGATGGACTTTCTATATGGTATGAAAACGGTTGAGAGTGTTCAGTTCATTTACCTGCATTTGTGGAAGATATGATCCAAGGGATTTTAGCAGGCCGTGAGACTGAATCACCTGTGAAATGTTAAAATGATGCTTATAGCCCCTTCATTAGTTTATTTGGTGTTCTCTAACAATGAACCATACTAGGGATCATCAATCTTAAAAGATgtagatttgtctaggtttgaAAACGAATGCAGGTGTTCAACGAATTTAAAATACTTAATCCGAATTTGCAACTGATGGGTACTAACAGAGATAATTAGGCAGACCTGTGAAAGTTGGAGCACCTGAAAAGAGTTTTGTAGTTATTAGAACTGGTGGCAGGTAGCCAAAGCCAAGCACTCAGTGTTCAACTAATTTACCTGCATTTGTCACGAATGAAGTTTCACTGATTTTAGTAGGACCTGTCGTACCAAACATGGTCTGTGAGAATGGAGTAATAAAAGCACCTGCAGCCAGTTTGGTAGTTAGAACATAGAAGAGGCATCAGGTACCCAGGCAAAAATACAATAGGTGACGTTAAGTTAAAATGGCAACAGAAAACTTCAACGGGAAGATGTTTCTAGTGTAGATCTTTTACACATAACATGCCATCAATCAATGGCATACTATTGTCAACGGTGCATTTGTGCATTTCTAAAGACGTACATTTTCCTAGATTATTCGAGTTGAGCAGTTAGAAATGACAGCAGGTAGCCAGGCATTGATAATGTGCAAAGAACAACACCCAACTTGATGCCTTTTATGAATTACCATGTACATATAACATGTACAAAATGTAAGCAACCAACAGAAGAATAATATAATAGGGAACACAGGGGAAAGTTGTTTCCACCCTACATTCTTAAACGCGGCTTATTAAGATGAAAAACAGAGGGTCAAACAATGCCTTAGGGCaaaccggggggggggggggggtgggggaaggttcagaaaacaaaaaaaattttactcgtttcaccaagatccatctaggagttcatctagcaacgagtcatcggatgcatctacatacctttgtagatcgcgcacggaagcgttcaaagaacggtgatgatgtagtcgaacacgacgtgatccaaatcaccgatgaccaagcgccgaacggacggcacctccgcgttcaacacacgtacgggacgggagacgtctcctccttcttgatccagcaaggggggagagaggtgatgaagatccagcagcacgacggcgttggtggtggatgcaggcgtcacagtagcagggctcgcctatactacgaggaagagagacgtaacggggagagagggaggcgccaggggctggggtatgaagtccctcctctcccccactatatataggggtgccatggggggcgccggccctagtagatggatctactaggggggcggcggcctagggtggggggcttgccccccaagcaaggggcgccccctctagggtttcccccccaaccctagcccgcatgggcccttgggggggtggtgccccagcccactttggactgggttccctcccacttcagcccatggggccccccgggataggtggccccatccggtggacccccgggacccttccggtggtcccggtacaataccggtgaccccgaaacttgtccctatggccgaaacaacacttcctatatataatcctttacctccggaccattccggaactcctcatgacgtccgggatctcaccgggactccgaacaatattcaggttactgcatatacatatcttcacaaccctagcgtcaccgaaccttaagtgtgtagaccctacgggttcgggagacaagcagacatgaccgagacgactctccggtcaataaccaacagcgggatctggatacccatgttggctcccacatgctccacgatgatctcatcggatgaaccacgatgtcgaggattcaatcaaccccgtatgcaattccctttgtcaatcgatatgttacttgcccgagattcgatcgttggtatcccaatacctcgttcaatctcgttaccggcaagtcactttactcgtaccgtaatgcatgatcccgtgaccagacacttggtcactttgagctcattatgatgatgcattaccgagtgggcccagtgatacctctccgtcatacggagtgacaaatcccagtcttgatccatgtcaacccaacagacactttcggagatacccgtagtctacctttatagtcacccagttacgttgtgacgtttggtatacccaaagcactcctacggtatccgggagttacacgatctcatggtctaaggaaaagatacttgacattggaaaaactctagcaaacgaactatacgatcttgtgctatgtttaggattgggtcttgtccatcacatcattctcctaatgatgtgatctcgttatcaatgacatccaatgtccatagtcaggaaaccatgactatctgttgatcaacgagctagtcaactagaggcttactagggacatgttggtgtctgttattcacacatgtattacgatttccggataacacaattatagcatgaataaagacaattatcatgaataaggaaatataataataatgcttttatcattgcctctagggcatatttccaacagtctcccacttgcactagagtcaataatctaattacattgtgatgaatcgaacacccatggaattctggtgttgatcatgttttgctctagggagaggtttcgtcaacggatctgctacattcaggtccgtatgtactttacaaatatccatgtctccatcttgaacattttcacgaatggagttgaagcgacgcttgatgtgccttgtcttcttgtgaaacctgggctccttggcaagtgcaatagctccagtgttgtcacagaaaagtttgattggccccgacgcattgggtatgactcctaggttagtgatgaactccttcacccatattgcttcatgtgctgcctctgaggctgccatgtactccgcttcacatgtagatcccgccacgacgctttgcttgcaactgcaccagcttactgccccaccattcaaaatatacacatatccggtttgtgacttagagtcatccagatctgtgtcgaagctagcgtcgacgtaaccctttacgacgagctcttcgtcacctccataaacaagaaacatttccttagtccttttcaggtacttcaggatattcttgaccgctgtccagtgttccctgccgggattactttggtaccttcctaccaaacttacggcaaggtttacatcaggtctggtacacaacatggcatacataatagaacctatggctgatgcataggggatgacgctcatctcttctatatcttctgccgtggtcggacattgagctgagctcaatttcataccttgtaacacaggcaagaaccccttcttagattgatccatattgaacttcttcaatatcttatcaaggtatgtgctttgtgaaagacctatgaggcatctcgatctatctctatagattttgatgcctaatatataagcagcttctccaaggtccttcattgaaaaactcttattcaagtaggccttgatgctgtccaagagttctatatcatttcccatcaatagtatgtcatctacatataatatgagaaatgctacagagctcccactcactttcttgtaaatgcaggcttctccataagtctgcgtaaacccaaacgctttgatcatctcatcaaagcgaatgttccaactccgagatgcttgcaccagcccataaatcgagcgttggagcttgcacaccttgtcagcattcttaggatcgacaaaaccttcccgctgcatcatatacaattcttccttaaggaaaccattaaggaatgccattttgacgtccatttgccatatctcataatcgtagaatgcggcaattgctaacatgattcggacggactttagcttcgctaccggtgagaaagtctcatcgtagtcaaccccttgaacttgtcgataacccttagcgacaagtcgagctttatagatggtcacattaccatccgcgtctgtcttcttcttaaagatccatttattttctatggctcgccgttcaacgggcaagtcagtcaaagtccatacttcattttcatacatggatcctatctcggatttcatggcttctagccatttgtcggaatccgggcccgccatcgcttcttcatagttcgaaggttcaccgttgtctaacaacatgatttccaagacagggttgccgtaccactctggtgcggaacgtgtccttgtggaccttcgaaatttcagtaggagcttgatcagaagtatcttgatcattgtcattaacttcctctctagtcggtgcaggcacctcaggaacattttcttgagttgcgccattttccggttcaagaggtaatacttcatcaagctctactttcctcccacttaattctttcgagagaaactctttctctagaaaggacccattctttgcaacaaagatcttgccttcggatctgaggtagaaggtgtacccaatagtttcttttgggtatcctatgaagacgcatttttccgacttgggttcgagcttttcaggttgaagtttcttgacataagcatcgcatccccaaacttttagaaacgacagcttaggtttcttcccaaaccataattcatacggtgtcgtcttaacggatttcgacggagccctatttaaagtgaatgcggcagtctctaaagtatagccccaaaaagatagcggtaaatcggtaagagacatcatagatcgcaccatatctaagagtgcgattacgacgttcggacacaccgttacgctgaggtgttccaggcggcgtgagttgtgaaactattccacattttcttaagtgtgtgccaaattcgtgactcaagtattctcctccacgatctgatcgtagaaacttgattttcttgtcacgttgattttcaacctcactctgaaattccttgaacttttcaaaggtttcagacttgtgtttcattaagtagatatacccatatctactcaagtcatcagtgagggtgagaacataacgatagccaccgcgagcctcaacactcattggaccgcacacatcagtatgtatgatttc contains:
- the LOC125534018 gene encoding uncharacterized protein LOC125534018, giving the protein MFGTTGPTKISETSFVTNAGAPTFTGDSVSRPAKIPWIISSTNAGAFSTPSSQTMLHTTGSTKNIETSSVTSAGAPTFTGLPNYLHWNPSVANSGDSVSQPAKIKIPWIISATNAGSFSTPSSQTMLDTTGSTKNIETSSVTSAGAPTFTGLPNYLHWNPSVTNSG